AATCTGGGGCTTATACAGTAATCCTGCTAGCATTATCAGTAATGCTGTTCCAAAACAGTAAAGATAAAATATCGATTTATTCAAACTTCGTATTTGATACCATCCCCAGACATATCCCGCTATAGGGTAAAATATCCATGTAAGAAATGGGAAAAACGAAATTTTACTTGAGCCCCAAATTAGTCCGCTTAAAGCAGCAGGTATCTTGCTCTCGAATTGAATGGGGCAAAGTTGCTGATTGATGAGAGCAAAAAGTAGCCCTAAGGCAATTAGTATGACATGGTTGATTTTATAGTAAATTACTAAACCGAAAAACAGCAATGCTAACCCCGCAAATTGGAGGATATCTATAAACAAGAGATTGCTTACAGCATTGTTTAGCATCTCACTATTTCCTGATTTGAACCAAAGAATAGTATAAGGTACTACACCTCTTAATATAGAGAGCAGATAGCCGACTAAAACGAGCATAATACCCCTTCTAAAAAGTTGCGCAGGGGCTGTTTTGTTTGAATAGTTAATTCCAACGCCGAGTAAAAACATAAAAACAGGAGCTGCAGGCACCTCTCCCAGTATGTCAATAATTTCTGGAGAAAAAGACGTATATGCTTTAGGTGATAAAAAATACTCTTGTACATGGACAAAGACCATAAATACAACAGCTAGTCCTCTGGCCAAGTCAAGTTCTATTTGTCTACCAATGTTGACTGGTATGTTAGAAAAATACGTATTCATATATGGCGACTCTTATTCTGTATCAATTAATCTTTCAGCTGCAAGGTAGCCCGATTCAACGGCAGATTCAAACGTAGGGTAGATCATGCTGTCTCCTGCTAAGAGTAAAGTTCCATAATTGATTTTGTCTAGCTTTAGCAACCTTTCATATGCGCCTAAGGTCATTACAGGATATCCATAAGGGAAATGCTCTATATCATAGCCTGTGATTTTTTTACTTGCACCAGGAAAGATTCTGTCTAAATCAGCATATACCTTACGCATTAGTTCAGCATCGCTCATTTTATCTAACGAATGATCGTCGGAGCTATGAGGCGCTATATATGCTGAAATAATATATGTTTCTGGAACTTTTTTTTCATAATATTTTTCAACCCAAGTCGCATCATATATATCAGTAAAGAAGTAATCATCAGGTACTGCTAAATCAAATGCTTTGTCAAATATTGGTGTTTTTGAAAACATCGCAACAGTGGCATAAGAGGCAAACTTGATCTGTGCAATTAAATCCTTCTTTTCTTGAGAAATCAAGGTAGGTGCAAGTTTGAGTGCAAGAGGAGCAGGAACTGCTAAGACAACTTTGTTTGCCATTACAATTTTAGTGCTGTCGTTTTTGTCTTTATAAACAACTATATAATATTTACCTTCCTTTTTTACCTCTACTACGTTGCTGCTGAGCCTTAATTTTTGAGACATAGTTTCGGCTAAACGCTCTGTGAGTTGGGTAAGTCCTTTCGTAAAGGTATACGATCCGGATTCTTCTTTCAACGCGTCCTGATATTCATTTTCGATATCAAAGTCGTTGGAAATATTATTCAAATCATCTTTATCATAGTCAAATGCTGCTTCAGGAATAAAGCTAAGTGCTGATATATTGTCAAGCGATGCTCCAAATAAGCCTCGTGAGGTTACATTATATTTATCGATATAGATGTTTTTAAAATTATTGCGCTGCAACCAACTTTTTGCAGTTGTATTGTCTAGCTCTTTAGTTTCATTGGTATACTTAATTTCAGGCACTTCATCGTACTTTTCATTTTCCTTAATTAGCAGATTGACAAATCGCTTGTATTCATCTACGCTACTACCATTTATTAGATATCTTTCAATGCCATTCGAACCATAGTAAAATGTTTTTCCGTCAAAATAGGCATCCATTGGCGATGGAATTTCTTTTG
The DNA window shown above is from Alistipes sp. ZOR0009 and carries:
- a CDS encoding heparan-alpha-glucosaminide N-acetyltransferase domain-containing protein; the encoded protein is MNTYFSNIPVNIGRQIELDLARGLAVVFMVFVHVQEYFLSPKAYTSFSPEIIDILGEVPAAPVFMFLLGVGINYSNKTAPAQLFRRGIMLVLVGYLLSILRGVVPYTILWFKSGNSEMLNNAVSNLLFIDILQFAGLALLFFGLVIYYKINHVILIALGLLFALINQQLCPIQFESKIPAALSGLIWGSSKISFFPFLTWIFYPIAGYVWGWYQIRSLNKSIFYLYCFGTALLIMLAGLLYKPQIINLNDYSDFYYYHHHLPENIVFTSFVLVWIYILYHLSKVLPNKALTFINRWSRNVTSIYLAQWIIIGWLILFIKSQDLSFTQCLLLSSATFFASDLIATYHNRLMRNRPKQTR
- a CDS encoding FAD-dependent oxidoreductase — protein: MKMTLKSKLAVIATITALLFSSCSKAEPDYSNEINGVEHHDIVIIGGGIAGLSCGHYLGNRDFLILEKRNSVGGRAISGVRNNFSYAKGAEYLGDPENRLSKMIKNIGLEPKEIPSPMDAYFDGKTFYYGSNGIERYLINGSSVDEYKRFVNLLIKENEKYDEVPEIKYTNETKELDNTTAKSWLQRNNFKNIYIDKYNVTSRGLFGASLDNISALSFIPEAAFDYDKDDLNNISNDFDIENEYQDALKEESGSYTFTKGLTQLTERLAETMSQKLRLSSNVVEVKKEGKYYIVVYKDKNDSTKIVMANKVVLAVPAPLALKLAPTLISQEKKDLIAQIKFASYATVAMFSKTPIFDKAFDLAVPDDYFFTDIYDATWVEKYYEKKVPETYIISAYIAPHSSDDHSLDKMSDAELMRKVYADLDRIFPGASKKITGYDIEHFPYGYPVMTLGAYERLLKLDKINYGTLLLAGDSMIYPTFESAVESGYLAAERLIDTE